In Massilia forsythiae, one DNA window encodes the following:
- a CDS encoding EthD domain-containing protein, translating to MTTDFDRSDNQHRPPLGATREAGDAPLIVTPTFVSRVDDTARGERPQDAGSSKSRHGHEVHFPNWRPHALALEGDPNLAYEHWDEYWRKVHGPKFAWDEPGSSSALVVRYDQVHRIASGPSSFFAPPYRAMIGEDGKLPSDPEKRVPAYRRPRWDGFAYIAYAERDDIERTLKQDKFDRRIVADEQVAFRMVTREITREYILVPSARHRDPISLVKIHVRRPELSREAFQRRLLKEHAALVLASPATRALVRRYAQLHNIGSTQHDPEGSKIDAVSVLSFASLNDVEDYLVSSEHAALQASEDALAGEGSEWWTAINYSVINRLGPEVATRLPDETP from the coding sequence ATGACCACCGATTTCGACCGCAGCGACAACCAGCACCGCCCGCCGTTGGGCGCCACCAGGGAGGCGGGCGACGCGCCGCTGATCGTCACGCCGACCTTCGTCAGCCGCGTCGACGATACCGCGCGCGGCGAACGGCCGCAGGATGCCGGGTCGTCGAAGAGCAGGCACGGGCACGAGGTCCACTTCCCCAACTGGCGCCCGCACGCGCTGGCGCTGGAAGGCGACCCGAACCTGGCCTATGAACACTGGGACGAATACTGGCGCAAGGTGCACGGCCCGAAGTTCGCCTGGGACGAGCCGGGCAGCTCGTCGGCGCTGGTAGTGCGCTACGACCAGGTGCACCGCATCGCCTCGGGACCGTCGTCGTTCTTCGCGCCGCCGTACCGCGCGATGATCGGCGAGGACGGCAAGCTGCCTTCCGATCCGGAAAAGCGCGTGCCGGCCTACCGCCGTCCGCGCTGGGACGGCTTCGCCTACATCGCCTATGCCGAACGGGACGACATCGAGCGCACGCTGAAGCAGGACAAGTTCGACCGGCGCATCGTGGCCGACGAGCAGGTGGCGTTCCGCATGGTCACGCGCGAGATCACGCGCGAGTACATCCTGGTGCCGAGCGCGCGCCACCGCGACCCAATCAGCTTGGTCAAGATCCACGTGCGCCGCCCGGAACTGTCGCGCGAGGCATTCCAGCGCCGGCTGCTAAAGGAGCATGCGGCGCTGGTGCTGGCCAGCCCGGCCACGCGCGCGCTGGTACGCCGCTACGCCCAGCTGCACAACATCGGCTCGACCCAGCACGACCCGGAAGGCAGCAAGATCGACGCGGTGTCGGTGCTGTCGTTCGCCTCGCTCAACGATGTCGAGGACTACCTGGTGAGCAGCGAGCACGCGGCGCTGCAGGCGTCCGAGGATGCGCTGGCGGGCGAGGGTTCCGAGTGGTGGACGGCGATCAACTACAGCGTGATCAACCGGCTGGGGCCGGAAGTGGCGACGCGCCTGCCGGACGAGACGCCCTGA
- a CDS encoding DUF2145 domain-containing protein — protein MLKRLFTGALAAFFLLAGAPAWAGLPTFCDRADHITAADQDRVLRFAAAVKTELARSGERVALIARSGTDLSRFDLVYSHTGIAIKDDADAPWNVRQLYYACDESRPRLFDQGIAGFALGADAPLRGHVALLFLPGEQAAALARAAADKRLALALLAGRYSANAYVFGTRYQNCNQWVAELLANAWGHLDEGDGLATARAAAQAWLHAQGYGAATVRIPSHLALFAGQFVPLVHLDDHPPDDLYALALHVSLPATIEDFVRRQAPAARRVELCHDQAHIVVRHGWEPLGAGCEARPGDEVIALDP, from the coding sequence GTGTTAAAGCGCCTGTTCACCGGCGCCCTGGCCGCGTTTTTCCTGCTCGCCGGCGCGCCGGCATGGGCCGGCCTGCCCACCTTCTGCGACCGCGCCGACCACATCACCGCCGCCGACCAGGACCGCGTGCTGCGCTTCGCCGCCGCGGTCAAGACGGAACTGGCGCGCTCCGGCGAACGGGTCGCCCTGATCGCCCGCTCGGGCACCGATCTGAGCCGCTTCGACCTGGTGTATTCGCACACCGGCATCGCCATCAAGGACGATGCCGACGCGCCCTGGAACGTGCGCCAGCTGTATTACGCCTGCGACGAATCGCGTCCGCGCCTGTTCGACCAGGGCATCGCCGGCTTCGCGCTGGGCGCCGACGCGCCGCTGCGCGGCCACGTGGCGCTGCTGTTCCTGCCCGGGGAGCAGGCCGCCGCGCTGGCGCGCGCCGCCGCCGACAAGCGCCTGGCGCTGGCGCTGCTGGCCGGCCGCTACAGCGCCAATGCCTACGTGTTCGGCACGCGCTACCAGAACTGCAACCAGTGGGTGGCGGAACTGCTGGCCAATGCCTGGGGCCATCTCGACGAGGGAGACGGCCTCGCCACGGCGCGCGCCGCTGCGCAGGCCTGGCTGCACGCGCAGGGCTACGGCGCCGCCACCGTCAGGATTCCCTCGCACCTGGCCCTGTTCGCCGGCCAGTTCGTGCCGCTGGTGCACCTGGACGACCACCCGCCCGACGATTTGTACGCGCTGGCATTGCACGTGAGCCTGCCGGCCACCATCGAGGACTTCGTGCGGCGCCAGGCGCCGGCGGCGCGCCGCGTGGAACTGTGCCACGACCAGGCCCACATCGTGGTGCGGCACGGCTGGGAGCCGCTCGGCGCCGGCTGCGAGGCGCGGCCGGGCGACGAGGTGATCGCACTGGATCCTTGA
- a CDS encoding MFS transporter: MVILAVAAFVIVTTEFLIVGLLPALARDLHISAAAAGQLVTLFAVVVMLCGPFLTAWLANVDRKRLFVAILVLFAGANALAALAPNLWVLALARLLPALALPVFWGTASETAAQIAGPGRAGRAVSTVYLGISGAMLFGIPLGTLAADAIGWRGAFALLAALSLVVAVLVAASMPTVRASTPVAMGAQARILKSPFFLANVALSVLVFTAMFTGYTYLAAMLEQAAGIAPARVGWWLMGFGAVGLVGNWLGGLWVDRKPLATTALFCIVLALGMAAVMLLADVRPGPGIGFVLALAVWGIANTALYPICQIRVMKAASGAQALAGTINVSAANGGIALGAAIGGAAVSGWGAGQVGYVAAGIALLAAAVAATLAANAK; encoded by the coding sequence ATCGTCATCCTGGCCGTGGCCGCGTTCGTCATCGTCACCACCGAATTCCTGATCGTCGGCCTGTTGCCGGCGCTGGCGCGCGACCTGCACATTTCCGCCGCCGCCGCCGGCCAGTTGGTGACCCTGTTCGCGGTCGTGGTCATGCTGTGCGGCCCGTTCCTGACCGCCTGGCTGGCGAACGTCGACCGCAAGCGCCTGTTCGTCGCCATCCTGGTGCTGTTCGCCGGCGCCAACGCCCTGGCGGCGCTGGCGCCCAACCTGTGGGTGCTGGCCCTGGCGCGCCTGCTGCCGGCGCTGGCGCTGCCGGTATTCTGGGGCACGGCCAGCGAGACCGCCGCGCAGATCGCCGGACCGGGCCGGGCCGGGCGCGCCGTTTCCACGGTCTACCTGGGCATCTCGGGCGCGATGCTGTTCGGTATCCCGCTCGGTACCCTGGCCGCCGACGCCATCGGCTGGCGCGGCGCCTTCGCGCTGCTGGCGGCCTTGTCGCTGGTGGTGGCGGTGCTGGTCGCCGCCAGCATGCCCACCGTGCGCGCCAGCACGCCGGTGGCCATGGGCGCCCAGGCGCGCATCTTGAAAAGCCCGTTCTTCCTGGCCAACGTGGCGCTGTCGGTCCTGGTGTTCACCGCCATGTTCACCGGCTACACCTACCTGGCCGCCATGCTGGAACAGGCGGCCGGCATCGCCCCGGCGCGGGTGGGCTGGTGGCTGATGGGCTTCGGCGCGGTCGGCCTGGTCGGCAACTGGCTGGGCGGCCTGTGGGTCGACCGCAAGCCGCTGGCCACCACGGCGCTGTTCTGCATCGTACTGGCGCTGGGCATGGCGGCCGTCATGCTGCTTGCCGACGTGCGCCCCGGCCCCGGCATCGGCTTCGTGCTGGCGCTGGCGGTGTGGGGCATCGCGAATACCGCGCTGTACCCGATCTGCCAGATCCGCGTGATGAAGGCCGCGTCCGGCGCGCAGGCGCTGGCCGGCACCATCAACGTGTCGGCGGCCAACGGCGGCATCGCGCTGGGTGCGGCCATCGGCGGCGCCGCGGTGTCGGGCTGGGGCGCGGGACAGGTCGGCTACGTGGCGGCGGGCATCGCGCTGCTGGCCGCCGCGGTCGCCGCCACGCTGGCAGCCAACGCCAAGTAG
- a CDS encoding SIS domain-containing protein, with protein sequence MLLDSIRTQLDSLSKSERKVALAVLAAPGATVSRNITALAKSAQVSEPTVVRFCRTLGYDGWHEFKLKLAQGLALALPGNSEQPSQDDLAADLVNKICSRSINTLLDLRNNLKPELIQKALDILSRANKIEFYGQGSSGFVAADAQHKFFRSGVPTVSYTDPAIHAIAAALLREGDALVAISQRGNNPALVRSAKLARRGGADVIVLAPSGTALADMATCLIPIDLVFATDPYTPISARLAYLVVIDVLAVGLALQRGPEFRKKMQNAQKALQEFDMQFDSFIG encoded by the coding sequence TTGCTCCTCGATTCGATCCGCACCCAGCTCGACTCGCTCTCGAAGTCCGAGCGCAAGGTCGCGCTGGCGGTGCTGGCCGCGCCCGGCGCCACGGTCAGCCGCAACATCACGGCGCTGGCCAAGAGCGCGCAGGTGTCCGAGCCGACCGTGGTGCGCTTTTGCCGCACGCTCGGCTACGACGGCTGGCACGAGTTCAAGCTGAAACTGGCGCAGGGCCTGGCGCTGGCCCTGCCCGGCAACAGCGAACAACCGTCCCAGGACGACCTGGCGGCCGACCTGGTGAATAAAATCTGCAGCCGCTCGATCAATACCCTGCTCGACCTGCGCAACAACCTGAAACCCGAGCTGATCCAGAAGGCGCTCGACATTTTGTCGCGCGCCAACAAGATCGAATTCTACGGCCAGGGCTCGTCCGGCTTCGTCGCCGCCGACGCCCAGCACAAATTCTTCCGCTCGGGCGTGCCGACCGTGTCGTACACCGACCCGGCCATCCACGCCATCGCCGCCGCCCTGCTGCGCGAAGGCGACGCATTGGTGGCGATCTCGCAGCGCGGCAACAACCCGGCCCTGGTGCGCTCGGCCAAGCTGGCCCGGCGCGGCGGCGCCGACGTGATCGTGCTGGCGCCCTCGGGCACGGCATTGGCCGACATGGCGACCTGCCTGATCCCGATCGACCTGGTGTTCGCCACCGACCCGTACACGCCGATCTCGGCGCGCCTGGCCTACCTGGTGGTGATCGACGTGCTGGCGGTCGGCCTGGCGCTGCAGCGCGGCCCGGAATTCCGCAAGAAGATGCAGAACGCGCAAAAGGCGCTGCAGGAATTCGACATGCAGTTCGATTCGTTCATTGGCTGA